Part of the Bacillus sp. THAF10 genome is shown below.
AGTAATCAGGTAAACACAACTGTCGTAATGCACCTACCAGGAATAGCTAGATTCATGACATTCCCCTCAAGCTCTAATGAAGTTTCTTTTGCCATTTCTGTTTCATTTAAAAGAACGACCGCAATGCTTTCATCCTCATTTCTAAATGCGACAAGTGATACTTCTTCAAGCTCCGTTTCGTGAGCAATCCTCTTCGCTCCCGGCTTGATGAACTTACTAAAGTGTCCGATATAATAGTACGAACTGTTGAAATGGACATCGTCTTGTTCGGTGTCTACGATGATTGGCGCATCACAGTAATTGCCAACATGATTTGGTCCACCTTGCATGTCTAGTACAAGATTCCAATCTATGAATCCTTCTAACCAGTTGTTCATATCGCCAATGATGTTTCTTGCATAGCGTTCTCCTGTATGCCAAGCTCCAAGCTTAACCCCTCCTTCAATACAGCCTTCTGTGAACAATAAATGCTTGTCTGGAAAAGCCTCATGTACCTTAGAGAGATTTGCAAACTCCTCTGACACATACCAATGGTTGCCTGTCCCCCAAACATATTTAGCCGCCTCAGGGTCGGATAATACTGTTGTCGCCCGCTCCACAATCACATCACGGTTGTGATCCCAAATGATGATTTTTTTATCGCCAAGACCGTTCTTTTCCATAATTGGTCCTAAATAGTTTTTAACAAAATCTCGTTCTTCCTCTGCTGTATAAATGCAGGAGTCCCACACCTGTGTTGCTTCTGGTTCGTTTTGCACCGATATTCCCCAAATCGCAACACCTTTTGCTTCCATTGCCTTTACATATTTCACATAATAATTGGCCCATGCTTCACGGTATTCATCCAGTAATTTACCGCCATTATTCATCTCGTTATTTGTTTTCATCCAAGCCGGAGGACTCCATGGAGATGCCAAAATAGTTATCGTTTCTTGTGCTTCTGACTCTGCAGCTTGTATGAATGGCAGAACATACTTTTGTTCGCGTTCAATGTTGAAGGTTTCCAGATTCACATCTCCTTCTTCCACATATGTATAGTTTCCAAGAGCAAAGTCACTGCTGTGAATAGCGGTACGACCAAGGTTATATCCGAGTCCTGTTTCTTTATTAAAATAAGCATGAATGATGGCGCTTTTATTGGTTTCTGATAGCTGTGACCAGTTATAAGCAGCTGCTTCCGTAAAGGCTCCACCAAATCCAAGCCATTGTTGATATTGTTGATTCGGAAATAGCTTTATAGAGGTGATACTGTTACCTTTGTAATTCCAATCAATATCGCTTACCTGATTCCATGGTCTTCCTGCCTCTTTTTTTGTTTGATAAACCGTCACATTTTTCATAAAATGACCTCCTTTTAATAAGTTCGTGCCTTCATGCACTGAGTTGATGCCCAAACACACCAGGTTCATGCCAATTTCAAAAAAAACCACTCAATACCTGAGTGGTTATATGCTTCTTGAACTAATAATCTCTTGATATCTCTTCGCACTATCTTTCAACATTCTTTCTTGCGTTTCAAAATCCACATACACGATACCAAAGCGCTTGTCGTAGCCAAATGCCCATTCAAAGTTATCAAATAAAGACCACAAGAAATACCCTGCGATATTCATTCCTTCTTCATTTAGCTCAGCGACAGCCGTAATATGCTTTTCAACATAATCTTTACGCTCGTTATCATGCACACAGCCGTCTACTACCACATCATCGTATGCAGCACCATTTTCCGTAATATAGATTGGTAAATCGGTATAGTTCTCTCGAAGACCTCTAATTAATTCCTTGAACTCCTGTGGGGAAATATCCCACCCCATTCCCGTTTTCGGGTAATCAGAGTATGCACCTTTATTGAGCATAGGAGAACTTGCATCGAACTCAACCAATGATCTAGCATAATAATTGATTCCAAAGAAATCACATTCTGTGGAGATGGATTCCAAATCTCCTTCTTGAATGAAATCGAAGTTATGAATCAATTTAGAGAACAAATTAATCATATCCATCGGGTAAGTCCCTTTAAAAATTGGATCCAAGAACCAACGATTTGCATAACCATCAGAGTTGTTACGGGCAATCTGGTCATTGATTGAATTAGTAGGAGCATAGGACGGTGCAAGGTTAAGGGTAATTCCAATCGGTGTGGAAGAACCAAATTTACCTTTTAACAGCTTAACTGCTTCACCATGTGACAGTAGAATATGATGGGCTGCCTTTACTCCTTCTTCAAGGTTTGTATGTCCAGGAGCATGATGTCCTAAGTGGTAGCTTAAAAAGCTTGCACACCATGGTTCATTGTGTGTAATCCAAGAATAGACTAAGTCATCTAACTCTTCATAACACTTCTCGGCAAACTCTAAGAACCATGAAACAGACTCGCGATTTATCCAACCGCCTTGCTCATGTGCCCACATTGGCAAATCCCAATGATATAAGGTCACCATTGGCTTAATGTCTGCATCCAGCAAGCCACGAATCAACTTTTTATAAAAGTCCATACCTTCTTGGTTATAGACGCCTTGCTCAGGGAAAATTCTCGGCCAAGCAATCGATAGACGATAGGAATCTACTCCCAAGCTTTTAATGATGTTAATGTCTTCTTCGTAACGGTGGTAATGATCACAAGCAATATCTCCAGTATCCCCGTTCCAAACCTTCCCTGGTGTTCTAGAGAATGCATCCCAGATGGAGGGAGTACGACCTCCTTCATCGTGTGCTCCTTCAATTTGGTAGGAGGATGTTGCTGTTCCAAATATGAAATCCTTTGAAAATTTTAACATGCCGTTCACCTCTTCTATTTATCTAGTTGTAAAGTGTTGTAACCTATTCTTTTACGGAACCTGCTGAAATACTGCTAATGATGTATTTAGATAGGAACAAGAAGATAATCATGATTGGAACAACGGATATCGCGATTCCTAAATACATAGAACCTAGATTTTCTGCTACTTTTGATCCTCGTAAGAATCCCATCATGACAGGTAGTGTGTATTTTTCAGGACTGAACAGTACTACCAATGGAACGATATAGTTGTTCCATGATCCAATAAAGGTGAAGATTCCCATCGTAGCAACTGCCGGCATCATAATAGGTAATCCTATTTGATGAAAAATTCTTATTTCACTTGCTCCATCCATTCTCGCCGCTTCTAAAAGAGTCGGATGCAAGGTGGAGACAAGAAATTGTCGTAGGAAGAAAACAACGAATGGACTCGCAATAGCCGGAATGATTAATGGAATATAGCTATCCAATGTCCCTAATGTTTTATTCAGGTCATAAAAACCAATTAATCCTAACTGACCTGGTACCATCATTAATATTAAAACGGACACAAATAGAAAATTCTTACCTTTAAAGTTATAGATTGCAAATCCATACGCAGTAAGGGCCGAAAAGTATGAGCTTAATAACGTTACACAAATTGCGATAAATGCACTATTACCAAAGCCTTGCCAAATGTTGACGAAGCTTATTAATCTTTCATAGTTTTCCATAATCGAAGTCCCGGGAAGCATGGTAAATCCTTCACGAAGAATTTCCGAATTGGACCTCGTTGCATTGATAATCATCATATAAAATGGGATAAAGCTAATAATCGCAAGCAATATTAAAAGCCCGTATAGGATGCTTTTGACAAAAATCCTTTTATTCACACTAACTCACTCCTAATCCATGCTTTTGCGGTACATAGCTTTAAATGTTGCAAACGAGAAAATCAACGTAATTAAGAATAATCCGTATGCGACCGCTGCGGCGTATCCATAGTTGTTAAATTTAAAAGCCTGATTATACATATATAACACCATCGTATTTAATGACCCTTGCGGTGCACCCATGCCATCAGTCAAGAGCATAGGAAGTTCGAATATCTGCAATCCGCCTATCAAAGAAGTAATCATAATGTATAACATGATTGGCTTTAATAAAGGCAGAGTAATATGGAATAATGTTTTCCATCGGTTTGCTCCATCAATAAGCGCCGCTTCATAGTAATCCTTTGAGATACCTGAGATACCGGCCATTAAGACGATAAATGTATGACCAAACCACATCCACGCTCCAATAAGAGCAACGGACCATTTTGCTGTAGTAGGATCGTTAAGCCAGTTAATTGGCTGTGAAATCAATCCTAAATCCATTAATAGATGATTCAACGTACCATGATGCCATCCTAGTAAAATACCAAACAACAAAGCTACGGATGCAAT
Proteins encoded:
- a CDS encoding glycoside hydrolase family 30 beta sandwich domain-containing protein yields the protein MKNVTVYQTKKEAGRPWNQVSDIDWNYKGNSITSIKLFPNQQYQQWLGFGGAFTEAAAYNWSQLSETNKSAIIHAYFNKETGLGYNLGRTAIHSSDFALGNYTYVEEGDVNLETFNIEREQKYVLPFIQAAESEAQETITILASPWSPPAWMKTNNEMNNGGKLLDEYREAWANYYVKYVKAMEAKGVAIWGISVQNEPEATQVWDSCIYTAEEERDFVKNYLGPIMEKNGLGDKKIIIWDHNRDVIVERATTVLSDPEAAKYVWGTGNHWYVSEEFANLSKVHEAFPDKHLLFTEGCIEGGVKLGAWHTGERYARNIIGDMNNWLEGFIDWNLVLDMQGGPNHVGNYCDAPIIVDTEQDDVHFNSSYYYIGHFSKFIKPGAKRIAHETELEEVSLVAFRNEDESIAVVLLNETEMAKETSLELEGNVMNLAIPGRCITTVVFT
- a CDS encoding GH1 family beta-glucosidase; the encoded protein is MLKFSKDFIFGTATSSYQIEGAHDEGGRTPSIWDAFSRTPGKVWNGDTGDIACDHYHRYEEDINIIKSLGVDSYRLSIAWPRIFPEQGVYNQEGMDFYKKLIRGLLDADIKPMVTLYHWDLPMWAHEQGGWINRESVSWFLEFAEKCYEELDDLVYSWITHNEPWCASFLSYHLGHHAPGHTNLEEGVKAAHHILLSHGEAVKLLKGKFGSSTPIGITLNLAPSYAPTNSINDQIARNNSDGYANRWFLDPIFKGTYPMDMINLFSKLIHNFDFIQEGDLESISTECDFFGINYYARSLVEFDASSPMLNKGAYSDYPKTGMGWDISPQEFKELIRGLRENYTDLPIYITENGAAYDDVVVDGCVHDNERKDYVEKHITAVAELNEEGMNIAGYFLWSLFDNFEWAFGYDKRFGIVYVDFETQERMLKDSAKRYQEIISSRSI
- a CDS encoding carbohydrate ABC transporter permease; this encodes MNKRIFVKSILYGLLILLAIISFIPFYMMIINATRSNSEILREGFTMLPGTSIMENYERLISFVNIWQGFGNSAFIAICVTLLSSYFSALTAYGFAIYNFKGKNFLFVSVLILMMVPGQLGLIGFYDLNKTLGTLDSYIPLIIPAIASPFVVFFLRQFLVSTLHPTLLEAARMDGASEIRIFHQIGLPIMMPAVATMGIFTFIGSWNNYIVPLVVLFSPEKYTLPVMMGFLRGSKVAENLGSMYLGIAISVVPIMIIFLFLSKYIISSISAGSVKE
- a CDS encoding carbohydrate ABC transporter permease, translated to MKKKDHYGYLFILPFFIVFGIFSIYPIILTFYYSFTNYSGMGVPEVIGLANYTRLLTDSYFLQAFFNTWYIWGVNFFFQMLIALGLAILFSDIRLKMKGLGFFRAVLYLPNLITIASVALLFGILLGWHHGTLNHLLMDLGLISQPINWLNDPTTAKWSVALIGAWMWFGHTFIVLMAGISGISKDYYEAALIDGANRWKTLFHITLPLLKPIMLYIMITSLIGGLQIFELPMLLTDGMGAPQGSLNTMVLYMYNQAFKFNNYGYAAAVAYGLFLITLIFSFATFKAMYRKSMD